In Halosolutus amylolyticus, the genomic window CGGCGCGGGCAGTGACGAGATCGAACCAGGTGACTCCCGTCGGCGTCCCTCGCCGTCGTCCGTCCCCGCCGCCACTATCGGCGATCCCGTCCGTCGGATATTGCCGGCACAACGCACTTCCTTCGGGTTCCGATATGAGGAGTCGAATGCTACCGTACGTAGCGCTCGCACTCGGTCTGGTCGTCACGGCGATCGCGCTGGAGCGGGTGTCCCACGCCGCGCTCGAACGCATCCCCGCGGTCGCGACCGAGGAGTTCCCCGAGATCAATCGGGACCTCCTCGGGAAGTTCAGCAGTTTCGACCCGGAACTGGGGTGGTGTCCCCAGCCGAACCGGGAGAAACAGAAAGACACCGGGGACCACCTCCCGGGCGAAGAGGTCCGGACCGTCGTCACCTACTCCACCGACGAGTACGCCAGCCGGGTCTGTCCCGCCAGGGATCGGGACGAATCCGACGGGCCCAGCGTCTCGACCTACGGCGACTCCTACTGCTTCTGCCGGGAGGTCGACAACGACGAGACGTTCCAGAATTACATGGCCCAGGAACTCGACACGCACGTCGCCAACTACGGCGGCGGCAACTACGGCCTGGACCAGGCGCTGATGCGACTCGAGCGCAAGTACCCCGAAGACCCGACCGACTACGTGTTCGTGGTCGTCACGGCCTCCTCGATCGCCCGGATCCTCTCGGTCTGGAAACACTACCAGGAGTTCGGCAACATCCTCGCCGTCAAACCCCGGTACGTGATGGAAGACGGCGACCTCCGGCGGATCGAGAGTCCGGTCGACGAGAAGGAGGACCTGCTCGACCTCGAGTCGAAGGCCGACTTCCTGCGGGAGTACGACTTCCACTACGACCACTGGTTCAAACCGCACTACGCGTCGTTCCCCTACACACCGGACTTCTTCGAGAAGCCGGAACACCTCCGGTACGCCCTCGCCACCGGCGGGAAGGAACTCGAACGCCGACTCGAAACCTCGATTCCCGGCATCGACTTCGACGAGGCCCAGACCCGGTCGGCCCTGCGGATGGAACGGCCCCGGGTCCGGTACCACGAGCGCCTGTTCGACACCCACGAGCACCTCTTCGACGCGCTCGTCGGGGAGTTCGTCGACTACGCGGACGAGCAGGACTTCACGCCCGTGTTCGTGATGGTCCAGCAACTCCGGTACGCGACCTACGAGGCCGAGCACGGCCCGATCTACGGCGACTTGCTCGACCGACTCGACGATCGGTACGACCGCCTCGAGACGATCGACATGGCCAGACACCTCTCTCCCGAGGACGGCGACGTGGAGTCGCTGTACGTCCAGCGCGGCGAGGGCGGCCACTACAGCCCGGAGACGAACGAAGCGATCGCGGACGTGCTCGCGGACGTCGTCGAAGAGCGGGCGGAGATCGTCGAGGAACCGTGAGCCCGTCGACACGGAAAAACCCGCGTCAGTCCCCGGGGAACGGTTGACGGACGTCCGGACTGTACGGAACCGAAATGCGCCCGCTGTATCTCGTCGTCGGGATCGCCCTGCTCGTCCTCGTCATCGTGGACATTCTCTGGACGACCCTCTGGGTCGACGGCGGCTCCGGGCCCGTCTCCGGTCGACTCACGACCGGCGTCTGGCAGGGACTCCGGGCCGTGAGCGCTGATCACGATCGAGCCCTCAGTCTCGCCGGCCCGCTCATCCTCACGCTTACGCTCGCGACCTGGGTCGCGCTCATCTGGGTCGGGTGGACGTTCGTCTTCGCCAGCTACCCCACTGCCCTCGTCAGCACGCGCACCGGGGCCGCCGCCGACTGGTCGGGCCGGTTCTACTACGTCGCCTACACGATGTTCACGAACGGCAACGGCGACTACGCACCGATCGGCGACGTCTGGGAGATTGCCAGCGCGTTCACGACGGCCACCGGGATGGCCTTCGTCACCCTCGGCGTCTCCTACGTCCTCACCGTCCTCGGGGCCGTCTCCGACAAGCGATCGTTCGCCAGTTCGGTCACGGGAGTGGGCGATCGGAGCGAAGCGTTCGTCCGGACGGCCTGGACCGGGGCGGAACATCGCGGGACCGCCCTCTCGCTCGAGTCGCTGGCGTCCGAACTGGGGACGCTCGCCGAGCAGCACAAATCCTATCCGATCCTCCACTACTATCACAGCGAGCAGAGCGATCGCGCCTCGTCCGTGGCCGTGCCGATCCTCGACGAGGCGCTCACGCTCTACCGCCACGGCGTTCCGGACGGTCACGGGCCGGATCCGATGCTCGTCGAGGCCGCCCGATCGAGCGTGCAGGACTACCTCGAGACGCTCGACACCGCGTTCATCGAACCGGCCGAGGAGGTGCCCCCGCCGCCGGACCTCGATCGACTCCGCGAGGAGGGAATCCCGACCGTCGACGACGAGGCGTTCGCCGACGCCCTCGCGGACCTGAGCGAGCGCCGTCGACGACTGCTTGGCGTGGCCAAGGGTGACGCCTGGGAGTGGCCGCCGGTCGAGGAGTAAGTCGGTTTACTGTACGTCATTTCCGGCGCAACCGCGATCCGGGCGGCGGTTGCGCCGGTACATCGGTACAGCAATCCGTATAAGTCGGTTGCACGGATTCACTTTCAGTCCGGTAGCACACACCTTTTAGCCCCGCCGTTAGTACAGGGAGAGTGATGACGTCGTTCCAGTCGACACTCGGTGACGAGCCGGGGATCGCCGAGGAGCTGGCCGAGAACCAGCAGGCGATCTCGATCGCCGAGTTCTTCGAGAAGAACAAGCACATGCTCGGCTTCGACAGCGGTGCGCGGGGCCTCGTCACGGCCGTCAAGGAGGCCGTCGACAACGCCCTAGACGCCGCCGAAGAAGCCGGAATTCTCCCGGACATCTACGTCGAGATCCAGGAAGACGGCGACTACTACCGCCTGATTGTCGAGGACAACGGACCGGGAATCACGAAAGAATCGCTCCCGAAGGTCTTCGGGAAACTGCTCTACGGATCGCGCTTTCACGCCCGCGAGCAATCGCGCGGGCAGCAGGGTATCGGCATCTCCGCCGCCGTTCTCTACGCCCAGTTGACCAGCGGGAAGCCGGCGAAGATCACCAGCCGAACCCAGGGTGCGAGCGAGGCGGAGTACTTCGAACTGATCGTCGACACGGACAACAACGAACCCGAGATCAGCGTCGAGGAGACCACCTCGTGGGACCGGCCCCACGGGACGCGCATCGAACTCGAGATGGAGGGGAACATGCGGGCCCGCCAGCAACTCCACGACTACATCAAGCACACGGCGGTCGTCAACCCTCACGCGCGTCTCGAACTCCGCGAACCCAGCGCACACTTCAAATTCGAACGAGCGACCGACCAGCTCCCCGAGGAGACCGAGGAGATCCGTCCCCATCCCCACGGCGTCGAACTCGGCACCGTGATGAAGATGCTGTCGGCGACGGACTCCCAGACGGTTTCGGGCTTTTTGCAGGAGGAGTTCACCCGCGTCGGCAAGAAGACCGCCGAGTCGATCATCGACGCGTTCCGCGATCGCCACTACGGTCGCGAGATGCGCTGGCGGCCGCCGGCGACCCACGAAGATATCGACCTCCGGGACGCGGTCACTGCGGCGACCGCCAACAAAGGGGCCGAGGCCACTGCCGCGTTCGCCGACGCGATCGCCGACGCCGTCGACGAGCGCGATCGGATCGCCCACCACGAACTGCTCGCCGTCGTCGACGCGGCGGCCGAAGACGTCGAGGCCGAACACGGGACGACGTTCGGCGACACCGTCCGCGAGAACGCCGTCGACGTCGTCTGGCGCACGCTCGTCGAGGCACCCGACCCGGACTCGGACCGCGAGGCTGACGGCGACGACGGAACAGCCCCCGACGAATCGCGCCTCGTCGCCGACTGCTACGACCTCGCCGACGAGGCGACGAGCACCCGCAAGGACGACGAGATCGTCCACGCCTTCGCCGAACGGCTCGCCGGCCGATTCGAGGACGAACGGGCGGAGAACGTCCGCCACCGGTTCACGCGCACGCAACTGCGCGAGTACGTCGATCGGGCCGCGGACCTCACCGAGGAGTACGACGACGTCGCCTTCGGCGAGACGGCCCGAGAGAACGTCACCGAGGCGATCTGGGACGTGATGGCGACCGTTCCGGACGACCCGCCACTGGTCCGGGAACTCGACGGCGATCGCGACGCCACGAGCGACCTCGTCGACGGGATGCGCGCGACCGACATCATGGCCCCGCCGACGCGGTGTCTCGCGCCGATCACGGACGACCTCATCCAGGCGGGTCTCGAGAAGGAGTTCGACGCCGACTTCTACTCGGCCGCGACCCGCGATGCGGAGGTTCACGGCGGCGATCCGTTCATCGTCGAGGCCGGCATCGCCTACGGCGGCGAGATCGACGCAGAGGGGAGCGCTGAGGTCATGCGCTTTGCGAACCGCGTTCCGCTGGTCTACCAGCGCGGCGCGTGTGCGACCACCGACGTGGTCAAGTCGATCGGCTGGCGCAACTACGGACTCGACCAGCCCGGTGGCTCGGGGCTTCCGAACGGCCCCGCGGTGATCATGGTTCACGTCGCCTCGACGAACGTTCCCTTCACCAGCGAGTCCAAGGACGCCGTCGCGAACGTCCCCGAGATCGAAGACGAGATCGAGCTCGCCATCCGCGAGGCGGCCCGCGACCTCAAGAGCTACCTGAACAAGCGCCGCTCGATGCAGAAACGCCGGAAGAAACAGAACGTCCTCGGGAAGATCCTGCCGGAGATGGCCGAGAAGGTCGCCGAGGTCACCGAGCGGCCGGAACCCGACATCGACGACGCGATCGCCCGCATCATGAACAACGTGCTCGTCGAGCGCCACATCGAGGAGAACGGCGACGGACGGGCCGTCTCGGTCGTCGTCGAGAACCACTCGGGAACCACCGAATCGCTCGAGGTGACCGACATCGTCTCGGCGGAACCGCGGAACCTCTCCGACGGCGCGACCGTCGTCGAGATGGACGGCGAGTGGTTCGTCAAGTGGGAACCGGACGTCTCGAGCGACGACGAGGCCGCACTCGAGTACGAGGTCCCCGACGACGCATCGTTCGACCTCGACGTGAAAGGCGTCGAGAGCGAGAAACTCACCGTAACTGATTCCCAATGAGCGCAGACAACGAGGACGCACGAGAGCAGCTGATCGATCTCGCGGCACAGTTCTACGACCAGTTCGAACTGGGCGAGATCCCGCACATGTCCGTCCCGACGCGGACGAAGGCCAACATCGAGTACGACGAGGACAAGGAGGTCTGGGTGTACGGCGATCGCGAGTCGACCCGATCGGCCAACTCCGTTCGCGGCGCGCGAAAGCTCCTCAAGGCCGTCTACACGATCGAGTTCCTCGCGAACCAACTCGAGGAGGATCGCTCGTCGACCCTGCGTGAGCTGTACTACCTCTCGGAGAGCTGGGACAACGACGAGGCCCAGTTCGGCGACCAGGACGAGTCCAACCAGCTGATCGAGGACCTGGAGATCGTCTCGGGGGTCACCCGCGAGGACTTCCACATGCGCCCCGAGGAGTCGGGCGCGACGATCATGGGTCCGCTCCACCTCCGCGAACAGACCCGCCGCGGGGAACGCGAGATCCACTGCCAGGAAGACGTCGGCGAGGGCGGCTACCAGATCCCGAACAACCCCGATACGATCGAGTTCCTCGACTGCGATTCGGACTTCATCCTGGCGGTCGAGACCGGTGGCATGCGCGATCGGCTCGTCGAGAACGGCTTCGACGACGAGTACAACGCGCTGATCGTCCACCTCAAGGGCCAGCCCGCACGGGCGACACGGCGGATCACGAAGCGCCTGCACGACGAACTCGACCTCCCGGTCACGGTCTTTACCGACGGTGACCCGTGGTCGTACCGGATCTACGGCTCCGTCGCCTACGGCTCGATCAAGTCCGCGCACCTCTCGGAGTACCTCGCGACGCCGGACGCGAAGTTCATCGGCATCCAGCCGGCCGACATCGTCGAGTACGACCTCCCGACCGATCCGCTCAGCGACTCCGACATCAACGCCCTCGAGAGCGAACTCGAGGACCCGCGCTTCCAGACCGACTACTGGGAGGAACAGATCGAACTCCAACTCGACATCGAGAAGAAGTCCGAACAGCAGTCGCTCGCGGCTCGCGGGCTGGACTTCGTGACGGATACGTATCTCCCTGAACGACTCAGTGAGATGGGCGTCCTCTAGACGCCCGTCGAACCGTGGTTCAGGGAGATGGTTCCCCGAACGACTCAGTGAGATGGGCGTCCTCTAAGGCGGCGACGGTTCGGATCGCCGGACAGGACGGATCGTCAGGTTCGATCGCGTTCGCGTTACGCTTCGAATTCGGGTTCGGGCTCTGACTCCGTCGATCCGTCCGGGTCTCGATCGGATGTCGATCGAGCCTGCGTCGCTTCCCTCCTGTTGGCGACTCCGTCCGTCGTTGCTGAACCCGCCACGTGCTCCGCGTTGGCACAGCGCCGGCAGTAGTAGTTGGTTCCGTCCGACATCGAGAGCGGGAGACCGAACAGGCAGACGTCCTCGCGGTAGGTTCGCTCGACGCCCCGATCGACTGGGTCGGCACACGCCGCACACGGCCGATCCGGGGCGACGACGGCCCGTTCGTCGACCGATCGGATCCGGCCGGTCGCAGTCACCGGGTGGCGTCGGTCGAGCCGCCGCCGAACGGAGGGCAATGCGGCGAGCCCACCGATCGCGAAGAGCGACGCGAAGGCAAAGAGCACGAGGCTCACCGTCGCCGCGGATACGAGCAGTCCGACGCCAGCGAGCACGGCGGTGACGAGCCAGCAGACGGCCGCGGTCAGGCGTGCCAGCACTCGCCAGCGGGTGTCCCCGGTGCCCGTGCTCGAGTCCGTAGTCGCGGCGGCGTCCGTCGTCACCCCGTTCGCACGAAGCACCAGCCGATCGGGGTCACCGAAGTACCGGTACGCGCCGTACAGCGCGTTCCCGAATCCGCCCGTCCACCAGACGGTCAGGAGTGCGACGATCAGGTGGTCGGTCACGCTCCCGAACGATCGGCGGACCATGACGACACGCTCACCGAAATCGTGTTCGAGTTCCCAGCCCCGCCGGGCCGCGCGAGCGATCCGCCGCTTGAGGACGGCCCGATCGGTCCCCGGGCGGTCCGCCGAGGTCGTGGACGACTGCCGATCGGTCCCCGCCGAACCGGCCCTCGTCGGGGCCCCGCAACTGGTGCAGTAGTTTGCGGATGGCGCGAGGGAATCGCCGCAGTTCGAACAGTACGGCCCGCCGGAACCGGGGTCCGGACTACGCGGACGATCGCCGCTCATACCCGTGCGCACGCCGACCGCGACACTAACTCTTTGGAGCGTTCGGAAATCGAATGAAACGGGAGTCGGCGGAAACGGTCGGGGTCCCGATAATCGGCGGCTCAGCCGATGAGTCCGAGTCGGAGCGCGGCACCCATCGCACCGAACAGCAGGACGAACGCGAGACTGACGACGTAGTACGCGTGCCATGTGCGTGACGGACGGAACGGTTCCGGCAGGTGTTTCTCGACGATGTACCAGTTCGCCGGGTAGAAGAAAATCTCCGTCACGGCGAGGACGGCGGCGACGTACAGCAACAGCGTCACCGGGACGTTGCCGAGTGCGAGCACCGTCGTACTGCTGACGCCGACGACGCCGACGATCACGAGTTGCCGAACGCGTTCGCTGTCGATGCTGTCGTCCTCGAGCGCCATCGGCAGGACGTCACCGGTCGCACGGGCGGCCCCGTCGAGCAACGTGATGACCGTCGAGTACAGGGCGGCGAACGCCCCGATCAGCATCGCGTAGTACGACCACGGGCCGAACGAGTCGCTCAGAATGGATCCGATCGCGAACGCGAGGTTGGCGTCTTCCGGCGGATTCGGGTAGAGGACGTTCGTCGCGAGCACCACCATCGCGACGATCAGGACGAAGCTGAACGCGTAGCCGACGTTGAAGTCACGCCGACCGGTCCGAATCCACGCCCGGATGTAGTCGTGGTAGGCCGGATCCGCCGGATCGAGCCCCTTCCGACGGAGTTCGCCCGCACCCTCTCCCTTGGCCATGCTCCAGCTGCCGATCAGGATACTCGTACTGAACCCGGTCGGGGCGAACCCGGCGGCGGCCGCGAACAGCGCGACGAACGCCGGACCGGTGAGGTCGGGAACGGCGAACGCCGTCTCCACGATCCGATCCGGCGACGGCGGGCCGACGAGCGCGCCGAGCAGGATCAGGGCGCCGACGGCGATCGTGAACCCGATCAGGATCTTCTCCAGCAGGCTGTAGCGGGAGACCAGCACGAGCGCGCCGGCGCCGCCGACGAAGACGACGTAGGCCCACTGCGCGGTGAACCAGCCGGGGGTGAGGGCCGCGACGAACGCCGCCGAACTCATGCCGACGCTGGCCGTGATGAACGTGTACATGACGGTGAAGACGGCGATCGTCACCCAGAGCGCCCAGTTCTTCGGCCCGGGGAGGTCGCGGTAGCCCTCGATCGGGTTCGCCCCCATCCCGTAGTTGTAGCGGACGCCGAGTTCCCAGGCGCCGTACTTCGCGACGTAGATGAGCGCGAACATCCAGATCGCGACCAGCCCGAAGGTGCCGCCCATCGACGGCGCGATAACGATGTGGCTCCCCCCGATGCCGATCAGCGCCCAGAGCATCGAGGGACCGAAGTGATTCTTGAAGAAACCGGCCCAGTCCGAAGACGGATACGTGAGGTCCGCCTCGGCGGTTCCCCTCGCCGCGTCCGGCTCACTGGCCACGTTCACCACCCGGTTCGCGATCCACCCACCAGCGGACACCGGTGCCCGGTATCGGCCCCCCGTTCGAAAGTGTACGATCGTCAATATCCAACATGGATTCTATCGAAGAATTGGCGACCCGTAACTTATACTCACGGATCCGTCACCAGATGTACAGCGTCGATCGTCAGTGGTCGTCCAGAACCACCGGAACGCTCCGGTTCGCGACGTCGACGACGAATGCGTCCGCGTCCGTCTCGAGTGCGTCGAAGGTGTCGTAGTGGATCGGGAGCACGAGTCCCGGATCCATTCGCTCGGCCAGCGCCGCGGCTTCGCGGCGGTCCATCGTGAACGACCCGCCGATCGGCGGCAGGAAGAGGTCGACGTCGAGGTCCCCGTGGAACGGGAGAACGTCGGAGTCGCCGGGCCAGAACACGCGGACGCCGTCGACGGTAACGGCGAACCCGCAGCCCTCGCCGTCTGGATGGAACGGCTCGCCGCTCTCGTCGACGTGTGGGCCGGCAGGATCGTTGTAGGCGGGCGTCGTGAACAGGTCCAGCGGTCCGAGGACGAACGACTCGTCCGCGCGAACGCGCTCGACCTCGTAGGGAAGGTCCTCGGGTTGGTCGTTGACCCGATCGATCTCGCCCGCGTCGATCGACTCGTGGACGACGACGATCGCGTCCTCGTGGGCGACCCGGCGGATCCCCTCCGGGTCGTAGTGGTGATCGTGGGATACGAGCACGAGATCGCCGTCGCGGGCGTCGTAGTCGTCGAGGACGCCGTAGCGACCTGGATCGAGGTAGATGACGGCCCCCGTCTCGCTTTCGAGGCGGACGGTCGCGTACCCCAGCCAGTCGACGGTCACGGCACCGAAACGAACGGTCATACCGCTCTTTCGTTCGACGTGGGGGAAAATCGTTCGACTCGATTCGGGCCGAATAGTGGGGAACGTCCCGACCCGGAGTCGGCCGACGGATCGTCTCGCTCGATCGCGTCCGACCGAATTGCCGGTCAGGGACGGCGGATCGAGTGCGAGAGCGTCCCGACGCCCTCGACCTCGATCTCGATCTCGTCGCCGTCCTCGAGCGGGCCGACGCCCTCCGGCGTTCCAGTCGCGATCACGTCGCCCGGTTCGAGGGTCATGTAGGTCGTGATCTCGGCGATCAACTCCGGAATCGAGAAGATGAGTTGCTCGCGGGAGCCGTCCTGTTTCAGTTCGCCGTTGACGCGCGACTGGACGGCCGCGTCGTCGGGGACCTCGTCGGGCGTCGCGAGCAGGGGCCCGATCGGAGCCGCACCGTCGAAGGCCTTGCCGCGGATCCAGTTCTGTTCCTGGCGCTGGTCGTCGCGGTTCGAGACGTCGTTCACGCACGTAAAGCCCGCCACGACGTCCATCGCGTCGGACACGGGGACGTGGCGACACTGCTCGCCGATGACGACGCCGAGTTCCGCCTCGTAGTCGATCCGATCCTTCCCGGCGGGCGCGGTCACGGTGTCGCCGTGGCTCGCGACCGCGTTCGGCGGTTTGAGGAACAACAGGGGCCGATCGGGCACGTCCGAATCCATCTCGTCGGCGTGGTCGGCGTAGTTGCGCCCGATGCAGACGATCTTCGACGGCTCACACGGCGGGAGGACGTCGATCGCGTCGTCCTCGAGCGCGTAGCTTTCGTTGCCGAAGTGGACGTGACCGCTCTCGTACTCGCCGCGGCGGACGGCACCAGCCGGGTCGCGAAATCGGACGTATTTCATGCGGGATCCGTCGCGTTCCGGGATGAAAAGGGTTGAGATGTCGGCGGCGATCGCCTGCCCGAGGCCGCGGGATGAACGTGGCAGGGCCGAATCCGATCTGTCGGCGATCGAAGTACGTGAGGCCGTGCCACTACGCGATCGGAACGGAACGCTTTTTACTAGTCCCCAGCAAGCAGTGAATGCGTTGGCTCCGTTGGTGTAGTCCGGCCAATCATTTCGGCCTTTCGAGCCGATGACCTGGGTTCAAATCCCAGACGGAGCACTTCTTCGCGAACTACTTCGTGAGCGAAGAATGCGACCCTGGATTTGAAGTAGAGAAACGCGAGCGATAGCGACCGTTGCCCCAGAGTTCGAACCCAAGACGGCGCGTTTTTCGACGGGTAAACTCGCGAGTCGCAACTGTGGGGCAGGGTCCGATGCCGCAATACGCGAGCGATAACTCGTCTCACTCGAGTTTTCGGAAGCAGTTGTGACAGAACGACGCGACCGAATCGTTTTCCGTGGCGCATACACCACACTGGCCGTCACGAGTCGTCGATGACCGCGACTCGGACGGGGGCGCAAAGAGGTTTTTCCGCGGGTCGGTGTACGCGTCGACGACGTCGCTCCACGTGACCGCCGGATCAGTATCAGTGTACCCTGCGCGGGTTCTCGTGCGTGAAAGCAGCGAACTGCCTTGCATGCGGAGAAGCCCGTGCCAGAGTCCGAAGAAAAAGAGCGACGGGAGAAGGCAGAGCGAAAGGACTGCCCCAACGAGGACGAGGCTCATACAGGTCGGTTCGTCTCACTTACCATAATCGCACTCGTGAAATCGTTCGCGAGTAATATACGTTCCCCAGCGATCACCGCTGGTCGGTCTCCAGTTCGAATCCGATACGACCGGCCGTTCGAGCCGATGACCTGGAATTTGAAGTAGAGAAGTCCCAGCCCTGGGCGCGACCGAATCGAACGACCGGGGACGTCTTTGCGTAGTTCAACTCCGGACGGAGCGTTTTGCTACGGTCGACGCCCCGAAGCTGTCTCCGGGGGAGAACTTTTGTCGATCGAACACGTGCGGGAAGATGGCACAGACCAATGTCCGAGCAGACGGGAGAGGTAACGCTCGTGCAGGCGGTGGCCATCGAGGTGGGCCTGATCGTCGGCGGGGCGCTGTTCAGTCTCACGGGCGTCGCGGTCGGTATCGCGGGTCCGGGCGTCGTGGTCGCTTTCGTGCTGGCGTTTTCGATCGCGATTCTCGGGCTGGTGCCGACGGCGATGCTGGGGGCGGCGTTCCCGACGACCGGCGGCAACTACCGCTACCCGGCGCGGTTCGTCTCGCGACCGATCGCGTTTCTCGCGGCCTGGGGCCTCGGCGTCAGCATGTTCGGCGGGGGCCTGCCGCTGTACGCGCTGACCGCAGGCCAGTACGTCGACGCGATCGTCCCGGTCGCGCCAACCCTCGTCGGCGTCCTCCTGCTGTCGGGCTTTTTCGTCGTGAATCTCGTCGGGATTCGGCCGGCCGCGACGGTCCAGTTGGTCATGTTCGTCGGCCTGATCGCGGCCCTGGGCTCGTTCGTCGTGCTGGGCGTCCCCGCCGTCGAGACCGCGAACCTGACGCCGGCCTTTCCCAGCGGAGCGATCGGCGTCGCGACGGCCGCGGGGGTCCTCTACTTCGTCTGTCTCGGTGCGAACTTCGTCGTGGACATCGGCGGCTCGGTCCGGGACGCGACGGTGACGATCCCCCGCTCGTTCGCGATCACCGTCCCGCTCGTACTCGCCGTGTACGTCGGGATCGGCCTCGTCGCGGTCGGTGTCGCCGGAACGGACGCCCTCGCGGGTGAAACGCTCGCGGTCCCCGCCGGGATGTTCCTTCCCGGGCCGCTCCAGTCCGTGTTCGTCGTCGGGGGCGCGCTGTTCGCGATCGCGACGAGCATCAACGCCGTCTACATCATCACCCCACGGTACCTCGCGGTGCTGGCCGAGGACGGCCTCGTGCCGTCCGGACTGGCCCGAACGAACAGTCGGTTCGACACGCCACACTGGGGGCTGGTCGTCGTCTACGCGCTCTCGACGGCGGCG contains:
- a CDS encoding APC family permease, which translates into the protein MSEQTGEVTLVQAVAIEVGLIVGGALFSLTGVAVGIAGPGVVVAFVLAFSIAILGLVPTAMLGAAFPTTGGNYRYPARFVSRPIAFLAAWGLGVSMFGGGLPLYALTAGQYVDAIVPVAPTLVGVLLLSGFFVVNLVGIRPAATVQLVMFVGLIAALGSFVVLGVPAVETANLTPAFPSGAIGVATAAGVLYFVCLGANFVVDIGGSVRDATVTIPRSFAITVPLVLAVYVGIGLVAVGVAGTDALAGETLAVPAGMFLPGPLQSVFVVGGALFAIATSINAVYIITPRYLAVLAEDGLVPSGLARTNSRFDTPHWGLVVVYALSTAALLSPLPIAGLGSLLGFGGAFLVVPVMAAAIVVGRTRAETAESAIGLPAQSVTAMAALAIPCNLALLGLLAVQSPSVFALWAGLLAAGGLYYVFRTRIRTRAADSVHETPNS